From the genome of Spinacia oleracea cultivar Varoflay chromosome 2, BTI_SOV_V1, whole genome shotgun sequence, one region includes:
- the LOC110777404 gene encoding heptahelical transmembrane protein 1, producing the protein MCSARNRGKQGKPMENGDKFCDDHNKKSDEKCTQKSKNGRLLSYNELPDYMKDNEFIHKYYRAEWSFKQAFFSLFQWHNETINVWTHLLGFVLFVGLTVVNAAHVTQAVDLFGILRSYPSGTGKNSSHDSAKLFMGVTNMVNLENIPHHMGTDAVRWPFYVYLGGSMFCLLSSSVCHLFCCHSHHMNILLFRMDYTGITVMIITSFFPAIYYIFLCEPLWQFIYLGGITAFGAFTIATLLSPTLSSGKCRNFRAILFVSMGLFGLFPAVHACILNWNNPRRNLTLAYEAGMALSYLVGTGFYVTRIPERWRPGWFDLAGSSHQIFHVFVLLGALAHYGAALLFMEYRDAVGCGQ; encoded by the exons ATGTGTTCTGCAAGAAACAGGGGAAAACAGGGGAAACCGATGGAAAATGGGGACAAATTCTGTGATGATCACAACAAAAAAAGCGACGAAAAATGTACCCAAAAGAGTAAAAATGGCAGACTATTAAGCTATAATGAGTTGCCTGATTATATGAAAGATAATGAATTCATTCATAAGTATTACAGAGCAGAGTGGTCGTTCAAGCAAGCTTTTTTCAGCTTGTTTCAATGGCATAATGAGACCATTAATGTCTGGAC GCATTTACTTGGGTTTGTTCTGTTTGTGGGATTGACTGTTGTCAATGCAGCTCATGTAACACAAGCTGTTGATCTTTTTGGAATTCTTAG GAGTTATCCATCAGGAACAGGAAAAAACTCATCCCATGATTCTGCAAAACTCTTTATG GGTGTGACAAACATGGTTAATTTGGAGAACATACCACATCACATGGGAACAGATGCAGTAAGATGGCCATTTTATGTTTACTTAGGTGGTTCCATGTTCTGCCTTTTGTCAAGCAGTGTCTGCCATCTCTTCTGTTGCCATTCCCACCACATGAACATCTTACTCTTCCGAATGGACTACACCGGGATCACAGTCATGATCATTACCTCGTTTTTCCCTGCTATTTACTACATCTTCTTGTGTGAACCCCTTTGGCAATTCATCTACCTTGGAGGGATCACTGCCTTCGGGGCCTTCACTATCGCAACCCTACTCTCTCCTACTCTCTCCTCAGGGAAATGCAGGAACTTTCGTGCAATCCTCTTCGTGTCCATGGGTCTGTTCGGGCTTTTTCCTGCTGTTcatgcttgtatcttgaattgGAATAACCCAAGAAGGAATTTGACTCTTGCATATGAGGCTGGTATGGCATTGTCTTACCTTGTTGGGACCGGATTCTATGTGACCAGGATCCCAGAGAGGTGGAGGCCTGGCTGGTTCGATCTTGCAGGGTCTAGTCATCAGATTTTCCACGTGTTCGTGCTGTTGGGTGCTCTTGCTCATTATGGTGCTGCCCTACTCTTCATGGAGTACAGAGACGCCGTTGGATGTGGACAATGA